The sequence TTTTAATGAGCCGGAAGGCATGAGCGACGAGTTCGGTTGGGCGGATATTAAACACGTTCCGATGTCTGCAATCCAAAGATTCGTTAATTTGTGCGCCGGCGCAATTCATCGCGCCGATTCGACAGCGCAGGTGACAAACGGAACCTGGCATATAAAAGCTTTGACTGATGTGCCTACGGCAAAAATGGCAAAAATCGATTACCGACAATTACCCGCAAACCGATTGAAAGAAATTACCGAGGAATTCAATTCCGCTCATCATTTGTCTTTGACCGGCGATCAGATGGCGGACTATCTCAATCGGATTTCGAGTATCATGAATTATAATTATTATGCTGACGACAGATTAATTGAAGCCGGAGGGGATCCCGACGGCATTCTCGATTTTTACACCGTTCACTATTACGATCACGGGGAAGGAACTGCCGTATCGCCGTTTCATAATCCCGCATCCAAATGGGGACTGTCCAAACCCCTTGTAGTTGCGGAATTTCATATGAAAAATACACTTGGCATTGCAACGGAAAACCTCTATAAAACTCTTTTCCAAAACGGATATGCAGGCGCTCTGGCTTGGTCGTGGACCGACAATCAAGTGTCGAAAAAAGAGCAGATACTGGCCGGAATTAAATCGGTTTGGGATTCCTACAGGTCGGAAGTAGACGTTATCGGAATTAGCGGCGATTGGCCGATAGTATCGATAGTGGCTCCGGCAGATAAATCGGTTTTTGACGAAGGCACGGATGTAACCATCGAGGCGGATGCAAGCGATCCCGACGGCGAAGTGGTAAGCGTGGAATTTTTTGCAAACGATACGATGAAAATAGGCGAAGTAAATCAAGCGCCGTATCGAATCATATGGACGAATATCGAACCGGATCATTATAAATTAACGGCTGTTGCCACCGACGACAAAGGCTTAAAGAGAGAATCCGAACCGGTGTATATTACCGTCGGCGAGCCGCCTTTTATTCGCTTGGAAGCGGAAAGAGCTCAACGTTCGGGTACCGGAATGACGATTGTCAGCGACCCGACTGCCAGCGGTTTTGCATACGTCGATATTAAAACAAACGACCAGAATGCAAAGATTATCTGGACATTTCAAAACTATCTTCAAGAAGGCGACTACGAAATCCGCTTTGCCGCAAGATTGGCATACGACACTCCCAAAAGCCAGTTTATCTATGTGAACGACGAGCTGGTAACGGAATACGAATTTACAGGCGGGCAATCCGAATGGAAAGAGTTTCCTCTAACTGTGCCCCTAAAAGAAGGAGAAAATAAGGTCGAAATGAGGATGTCTTGGGGTTGGATGCAGGTCGATTATCTGGCTGTCCCTCGCGACATAGCAACCGATATCGATATGAGACAGGAATTACCGTCCGAGTTTGCGCTTTTGCAGAATTATCCTAATCCGTTTAATCCGACTACGACAATAAGTTACAATATATCGAAGACCGCCAAAGTGCGCATAAGCGTCTACGACGCGCTGGGCAGGGAAGTAAGAGAATTGGTTAACGAATTAAAAACGCCCGGCAGTTATAATGTTGAATTTGACGGGACGGGACTGGCGAGCGGAATCTATTTTTACAGGCTCGAAACCGAAGGTCGGAGCAAAGTAAAAAGTATGCTTTTGATGAAGTAACGGTTCGACTACAAAGGGTGAAAACGGTTCCTTCGGAAATACGGGAACCGTTTCTCTCGATGTCTTTATTCAAAAATCCCAGGGAAACAGTTTCCCGGATACTTATTTGGATAATTACGGTTAATTATTCGGTCGTGTTGTACAATCCCGGAACGAATCCTGCCATTGAGCCAAGTTCTTCATTTCTGATTAATTCCGTGTGGCGATATTACTAAGAAGCCGGAAAAAGAAGGACAAGATGTATTATTTTGTAAAGAGCCAATTTTTATCTAAATTTAAAGTCAATTTTTTCGGAGATTTTAAATGCTCGTCAGTATGACCGGATACGGGAAAAATGAAACCCATTTCGGCAGCTATACAATCGAGACTGAGATAAAAAGTCTTAACAGCAGGTACCTCGATTTATCCGTGAGATTGCCCAAGGCGTTATCGAGTAAAGAACTCGAAATACGCGAGAAGATCAAAAAAAGCATTAAACGCGGAAAAGTTTATTTGAGCGTTTCTCTGAAAAAAGACGGGCTGGAGGATAAATACGGCGAACTCAATACCGAAGCCGTTAAAGACGCTTACAACGTTTTGAAAAAAATACGAAAATCCGCCGGTCTGCGGGATAAAATCAAATTGACTGACTTATTCATTTTTCAGGATGCATTTTTCGACGGCAGCGACGACCGGATTGAAGAAGAAATGAAGTATGTTTTAGCTTCGATCGAAGCCGCCATCAAAGAAATGAACAAGATGAAAAAGGCAGAAGGAAAAGAGCTCGAAAAAGACATTCTTTCCAGAATTAATAAAATAGACGAAGTTCTAACGAAAATCGAAGAAAGAAGAGAGAAGGATCTAAACGAGTATTTTGTAAAATTCAAAGAAAAGGCAACGCAATTGGTCGGCGAATTGATTGACGACCAGCAGAGATTAATTAATGAACTTGCGATATTATCCGAAAGATACGATATTACGGAAGAGTGCACCAGGCTCAGAAGTCATCTCAAATTATTCCTCGATACGATGAAAAATTCCGACGACGCGGGCAGAAAACTCAATTTTATACTTCAGGAAATGAATCGGGAAGCAAATACAATTAACAGCAAATCGGTTTCGGAGCATATATCGCATTTAGGTATCGAAATCAAAGAAGAAATCGAAAAGATTAGAGAACAAATTCAAAATATCGAGTGAGTTTAAAGTGACCAAGCCAAAGCTTTTTGTGTTTTCCGCTCCGAGCGGCGCAGGCAAAACTACTATTGTTAAGGAACTGTTGAAAACTTTTCCCGAACTTAAATATTCGGTTTCAGCCACGACGCGCAAAAAACGCCCCGGCGAAATCGACGGAGTCGATTATTATTTCCTTACAGAAGAAGAATTCAAAAAGAAAATTGAAAACGGCGAATTTGTAGAGTGGGAAAAATTCTACGATTACTATTACGGCACTCTGAAAAAATCTGTTGAAGATAACCTGGCAAATGGGTATAATACAGTTTTCGAGGTGGATGTTAAGGGCGCGTTAAACATTAAAAAGATTTTTCCGGATGCCGTCCTGATTTTTATCGTTCCGCCGGATATCGAAGCCTTGAAAAAAAGGTTGCTGAATCGCAGAACCGAAACTGAAGAGGACTTGAAAAAAAGAATTGAACGAGCCGAAATGGAGCTCGGGTACAAAGACAAGTTTGATTATGTCGTGGAAAACAGTGATTTGCAACGCGCAATTGAAGAAGTAAAGAAAATAATAAATAAAGAAATATCGGAGGTAAATTATCATGACACTCAGACCGGTTGATTTAACGAAAATCAAGGCGAAAATTCCGAATCTCTACGAAGCCGTAGTCGTTGCCGCGCGCAGAGCCCGTCAGATTAACGACGAATATAAACTCGAATTCAACACTCTTCTAAATACAATCGTTACGAGCAACGACGAGGAATTCGAAGACAAAGAAAATCCAGAACAACTTAAACTTGCTCTCGAATTCGATAAAAGGGAAAAACCGCAAATTCGCGCTATCAACGAATTGCTAAACGAAGGCATCGAATACCGTTATAAAGAACAGTAAAAAAGATTTCTTTGCCGTAACCGTTTTAAGGCTGTCTTTTCGGCAGTCCGTATTATTTAATTCTCAAAGGTAGATTTATGTCGTCGCTGGAAAAGAATTTAACGGAAGCTTTAAAACTTCAAAAAGAGATTTTCGGCGACGACCTTTTTATTTTAAAAGAGGAAAAAGAAGAAAAGATTCCGGAGCCCGAAATAAAAACTACAGAAAAGATTGAGAAGAATTTGAACAAGAATCTGTTCGAAGAAGGTTTTCAAAAAGCCGAAACTCTCGAAGAACTCGACAGTCTTATTAATACGTGTACAAAGTGCGACTTGTCGAAATCGCGCACCAAATTTGTATTCGGCGTTGGGAATCCGCAGGCGCGCGCCATGTTGATCGGAGAAGCTCCCGGCGCGGACGAAGACAAACAAGGCGAACCTTTCGTCGGCAGAGCCGGTAAATTGTTGAACGATATTTTGAAAGCAATCGATTTGACAAGGGACGACGTCTTCATTGCGAATATTTTGAAATGCCGTCCGCCGGGCAACAGAGACCCTCTGCCCTCGGAAATGGAAACTTGTATGCCGTATCTCTATAAACAAATCGAGCTGATTAATCCGAAAATTGTACTCTGCCTCGGCAGAGTCGCGGCTAACGGTCTTTTGAATAAAAAACTTTCTCTTTCGGCTTTGAGAGGAAATGTCTACGAGTTAAACGGAATCAAAGTGGTCGTTACTTATCATCCGGCGGCTTTGCTCAGAAACCCCGGTTGGAAAAAAGGCTGCTGGGAAGACGTAAAAAAATTCAAAAAATTATACGACGAATTGAACTGAAAAAATGGCGAGAACAAGAAAAGATAATACAAGATTGGAAGACTCGGGTAAATTTTCAAGGGACGGCGCTTTGCGTCAGCCGCCGGCGGCAGTCGAAGTGGAGCGGGCGGTATTGGGAGCGATGTTATTGGACAATAATGCCGTTCCTAAAGCGGTCGAAGTGCTCAAGCCGGACGCTTTTTATGACCCGCGTAATAAAACTATTTTCGAGGTAATGCTCTCGCTTTACGAATCCGACGAGCCGATCGATCTCGTTACGCTTTATGAAGAACTGAAAAAATCGGGTAAATTCGAAAGAGCCGGCGGCGCGGCATATATCAGTCAATTGACTGAAGACACTACGTCAGCCGCCAATATCGATTATCATTCGCGTATTGTGCTCGAAAAATGGATACTGCGACAGTTGATTTCCACTTCCAGCGAAATAGCCGAAATGGCGTTCGAAGGCAAAGAAGACGTCTTCGACTTGCTCGATGAGGCGGAGTCGAAAATCTTCAGAATTTCAGAAGAAGGAATTAAAGAATCATTCACTTCGATGGACAGAGCCGTCAAGGAATCGCTCGAACTGATCGAAGCAATTCATTCCAAAAAGACTTCGTTCAACGCCGTTCCCTCGGGTTATTATGAACTCGACACAATGCTTGGGGGGTTTCAAAAGTCGGATTTAGTTATTATAGCCGCTCGCCCTTCGATGGGCAAAACCGCGTTTGCTATGTCGATTGCGCGTAATGCAGCGGTCGACCATCAGGTGCCGATAGCGGTCTTTTCGCTCGAAATGTCCACCATACAATTAGCCACGCGCTTGATATCAGCCGAGGCGAAAATTAACGCGCATAGTTTGAGAACAGGAAAATTCAAAGCCGAAGATTATGCGCGTATTAGCAGAACCGTGCATAAATTGAGCAAAGCGCCGATTTATATCGATGATACGCCCGGTATTACCGTATTGGAGCTTCGCGCAAAAGCAAGACGGCTTAAGAATGAAAAAAATATCGGAATGATCGTCGTAGATTATCTTCAATTGGTCAATCCGTCTACCATGCTCGAAAGCAGAGAAAGAGAAATATCGACTATTTCCCGGTCGCTGAAAGCTCTTGCAAAAGAATTGAATGTGCCAGTGATAGCTCTTTCGCAGTTAAATCGCGCCGTTGAACAAAGATCGGATAAAAAGCCGATGCTCTCCGACTTGCGTGAATCCGGTTCGATTGAACAGGACGCCGACGTTGTAATATTTTTGTATCGCCCGGAAGTTTACGGCATTACGACTTATACGAACGGAGAAGCCGGGGGCGAAAGCACCGACGGCATCGCGGAAGTTATTATCGGCAAACAGCGTAACGGTCCGATCGGCGAAATTAAATTGAAATTTGTCAAAGAATACGCCCGGTTCGAAAACCTTGAAAAATTCAGACAGGCTTTGCCGGAAGGCGACGTCGAAGCAATGGACGACCAGGAACCGTTCTGATTAACGGAATACCAATTATGAACAAACTAAATTTCCTTTTACTTTTCCTGCTTCTGATAATAATTACTTTTATTACAAACGCGCAGGTCTACAGCCCGGAAGACGTAGCCATATGCCGCAATAAATTAGAGCTGGCATATAAAAACAATCTAAGAAGTGAACCGATTAATAAGATAATCGAGCAGATCGGGTTGAGTTTTATCGGCGCCGATTATAAAGCTCATACTCTCGAGGAGACCGAAGACGAATCGCTGATAATTAATCTCAAAGGTCTCGATTGTTATACGTTTGTGGAAGCGACTGTGGCTCTGGCAAGATGTATAAAAAACAACGATACCTCCTTCAACGCTTTCCTTAAGGAAATTGAAAATCTAAGATATCGAAACGGCGATATGAAAGGCTACGCATCGCGTCTCCACTATTTTTCCGACTGGATTTATGAAATGCAAAAAAGGGGGATCGGAAAAGATATAACCGAAGAAATAGGAGGAATTCCGTACAATAAAAAAATTAATTTTATGTCGTCTCATACAAAAAGCTATAAACAGTTGGCGGACAATCGGAAATTGACGGATTCGATTGCCTTAATTGAAAATGAGATTTCGTCGAGAAAATACTACTACATTCCTCAGAAGATGATTCGACGAATCGAAAGCAAGCTACTCAGCGGCGACATAATCGGGATTACAACCAATATTCCGGGACTTGATATTTCTCATACGGGTATTGCGGTAAAAGGAAGAGACGGCAGGATACATTTACTTCATGCTCCTGATGTCGGTAAAAAAGTGGAAATAACAAAACTACCTTTGGCTGAATATATCGAATCGCATTCGAAACAGACGGGTATAATGGTTCTGCGTATTAATTAGGTTATTTTATTAAGCTCAGAAGCGTTTCGATATTTTTAAGGTCTTCTTTTTGATCTTTCCCTTTGGGAGTTTCCAGAATTTTCGGCACATGTTCAATTTTTTTGTCGTTCATAATATTTGAAAAGCCTTCGAGGCCGATGTATCCTTTGCCGATATGTTCGTGCCTGTCCACTTTGCTTCCCAATTCTTTCTTGCTGTCGTTCATGTGGATGCATTTCAGTAAATCGAGTCCGACAATCTCATCGAATTCCTTCATCACCTTTTTATATTCCTTCGGATCGCGAATATTATAGCCGGCGGCAAATATATGACATGTGTCGATACACACGGTCATTCTTTCCGGTTCGTCTACCATATCGATAATTTTACGCAGATGTTCGAACTTATAACCGAGCGCCGTTCCCTGTCCCGCCGTGGCTTCGAGCATGCTTTTTACTTTGAAACCTTTGGTCTTTTCGTGAGCGTAATTGAGCGATTCAGCGATTAATTTTAGTCCGTCTTCTTCTCCCTGTCCGCCGTGAGCTCCCGGATGAAAATTCAAATGGGGTATTCCGAGCTGTTCGCATCTTTCGAGTTCTTTTACAAAAGCCGCGCGCGACTTTTTTAATCCTTCGGGATTCTTCGAGCACAGATTTATTAAATAAGAGTCGTGCGAAACGACAAACTTGATTCCTGAATTTTTCAATTTTTCTTTGTAATCGTTAATTTCGTCTTCTCTCAAATCGCGTTCGAAATAACGATTGTTGTTTTTGGTGAAGATTTGAATGGCTGTGAATCCCAGCTTCTCGGCGGTTTCAATAGCCGAAGCCGGTCCGCCTTTGACGAATGTATGCGCGCCTATTAATTGTTTCATTTGTCTTCTGTTTAATTGAAAAATAATATTAAATTGTTTTCTAAGTTTAATAATAAATGATATAAAAGAAAATATGAAAATATTCATAACCGGCGGCAGCGGTTTGATCGGCCAATATCTCAATATCTATATTGCGGAAAAACACGATATCTTAACTCAATACTATAGAAATAAAGGCAACTGTAAAGAATACAATTCCGTGCAGCTTCAATTGAACGACTATGATAAACTCAAAGAAATATTTGAAAACTTCAGACCGGATGCGGTTGTTCACGCGGCGGCAATATCGAACAGCGCCAAAGCGGATTCTTTGTCGCGTAGTTACGTCTATGAAATTAACGTTAATGCTACGAAGAAACTTGCGGAATTATCCGAGCGATATAATTCTAAGATTATATATTTATCGACCGATCTTGTGTACGCCGGATACCGAGGTTCGTATCTCAACGAAAATGCAAAACTGATTCCCGTTTCGCTCTACGCCGAAACAAAATTGATGGGCGAACAGAAAATTAAAGAAGCGACGCAAAATTATATCATTCTTAGAGAAGCGCTTATTTACGGTTTCGGATTGAATCATACGACTAATTTCTTTCAGGAGACTTTGAAGAAAATAAAAAATAACGAGCGGGTAAAACTATTTACCGATCAATTCCGTTCGCCTCTTTCATTGAAGGTAGCCGCTCGAATGATCGCGAGGTTGATTGAAATAGAAGACCTTAAAAGCGAAACTCTTAACTTCGGAGGAAATGAAAGATTGTCGAGATACGATTTGATTGACTTTGCATGTAAAATTGCGGGACTAAGAAACGATTTGTTGATAAAGACGACAATGGACGAAGAAAATTATCCGTACAAAGTTTATGACGTCTCGCTGAATATAGACAAATTGAAATCTTATGGAATCGAACCGGATCCGTTGGAGGAATCGATTGCCGATATCTTCCGGCAATAATTCTCTACTTCAGGGTATTCAATTTATTCCGCAGGATTTCATTTACAATTTGCGGATTCGCTTTTCCCTTTGTCTCGCGCATTATTTGTCCCACGAGAAAGCCGAGCACTTTTTCTTTGCCGGAGAGAAATTCTTCCACCTGTTTTTGATTGGCGGACAAAACTTTTTCTACAATCGATTCGATAGCCGATGTATCGGTTATTTGAACGAGATTTTTTTCTTTAACTATCGTTTCCGGGTCTTTGTTGCTCCTCAGCATTTCGGGAAAAACGTCTTTTGCAATTTTGCCGCTTATAGTGTTGTTGTTAATTAATTCGATTAACTTACCGAGATTTTCCGGACTGACCGGAAATGCAGATATATCGATTTTTTCCTCGTTGACTACTTTCAGAACCTCCGTCATTACCCAGTTGCTGGCGGATTTATAATCTTTAGTGACGGTAAGAATTTTTTCGTAGTAGTCTGCAAGTTCGCGGGAAGATGTAAGGATTTCGGCGTCGTAAGCGGGCAATCCGAAATTTTCTATAAAACGGTTTTTCTTTTCGTCCGGCAGCTCAGGCATCCGGCTTTTGATTTCGTCGAGCATTTTATCTTCAATCACTACCGGCATAAGGTCCGGATCGGGGAAATAACGGTAATCGTGCGCTTCTTCTTTCGAACGCATCGGTTGAGCGACGTTGGCGTCGGCGTCCCATAAAAGCGTCTGCTGAACGACTTCCTTTCCGTCTTCGAGCAAGTCGATTTGTCTTTCGATTTCGAAAGCCAGCGCGCGCTCGACGTTGCGGAACGAGTTCATGTTTTTAACTTCTGTCTTTGTGCCGAATTTTGTTTCGCCTTTAAGACGAACCGAGATGTTAGCGTCGCACCTGAGCGAGCCTTCTTCCATATTGCCGTTGCAAATGCCGAGATAAGTTAGTATCTGTTTTAGTTTTGTAAGATACAAATAAGCTTCTTCAGGAGTTCGGATGTCGGGTTCGCTTACGATTTCCATCAAAGGCGTTCCGGTTCTGTTCAAATCGATCAACGTATCGAAATCCTGATCGTGAATCGATTTACCGGCGTCTTCTTCCATGTGGATTCTTGTAATGCCGATTTTTTTCTTCGTTCCGTCTTTAAATTCAATCGTTATATGACCGTGTTCGCATATCGGTTCTTCGTATTGCGAAATCTGATAATTCTTGGGCAGATCGGGATAAAAGTAATGCTTCCTTGCAAAGATCGATTTACGATTTATTCTGCAATTTGTGGCGAGTCCCATCAAAACCGTGTATTCGACAACTTTCTTGTTCAGTACGGGAAGTACGCCTGGTTGTCCCAAACAAACCGGACATACGTTTGTATTCGGGGCGGAACCGAATTTGGTCGAACATCCGCAGAAAATTTTTGTGTCGGTTAATAATTGTGCGTGGACTTCAAGTCCTATTACCGCTTCGTATTTGTCGTTCATAATCAGATTAGAAAAATTTGTTTTACGAATATAATTATTTTCTCGTTTAATGAACTATTTTGCTGTCACAAAAATTTTATACATATTAAACAACAAAATTAAAACGGATAATTATGGAGCTCGATATACTGATATTTGCCGCTCATCCCGACGACGCAGAATTATCAATGGGCGGCGCAATTGCTAAGTTAACAGCAGGAGGTTATAAAGTCGGTCTCGTGGATTTATCCCGCGGAGAACTCGGCACAAGAGGAACTCCGGAATTAAGATTGAAAGAAGCGGAAGAAGCATCCCGAATTTTGAACTTGACGCTCAGAGAAAACCTCGGATTCAATGACGGCAATCTTAAATACAATGAAGAGCATCTGCATGCTTTGATACGCAAGATAAGAGAATTTCGCCCTAAGATACTCTTTGCGCCTTACTTTAACGACCGTCACCCCGACCATATCGGCGTTGGCAATCTTGTTAAAGAAGCGTTCTTTTTTTCCGGACTCCCCAAAATTGTTACGGGGCAGGATGCTTATCGTCCCGGACGTCTTTTCTATTATATGCAAACATATGAATTCAAACCTTCTTTTATAGTTGATATAAGCGAAACGTTCGAAACGAAAATGAACGCAGTCCGCGCATATAAATCTCAATTCTATAATCCCGATAGCAACGAGCCCGAAACGTTTATCAGTCAGCCTAATTTCCTCAAATTTCTCGAAGCTCGGGCAAAAGTTTACGGCTTTAAAATCGGCAAAGATTACGGAGAGCCTTTCTTTTGCGAAGAAGAAATTGAATTTGATATAGTCCAACTAATTAAATAAGGGGTAATTTAATGAAGGTAGCTTTTATCGGTACCGGATTGATGGGAGAACCAATGGCTTTCAGATTGTTGAAAGCGGGATATAATTTATTCGTATTTAATAGAACAAAATCCAAAACGGAACGCCTGAAAAAACATCAGGCTAAAATTTTCGATTCCGCCGCCGATGCGGTTAAAGAAACGCCGGTAATAATTACAATGCTTACGGATTTTAATGCAATAAGCGAAACTTTGTTTTCTGAAAAAATTTCTTTCAAAGGAAAAACGTTGATTCAGATGAGCACCATATCGCCTAATGAAAGCCTTCTGTTGAAAAACCGAATAGAAGAGAACGAGGGAGAATATATTGAAGCTCCGGTTCTGGGAAGCATTCCGCAGGTCGAAGAAGGTCGGCTAGTTGTGATGGTTGGAGCTTCGAAAGAGAATTACAATAAATGGAAAAAGTTATTGAAGAATTTCGGAGACGGCGTCTATCACGTCGGCGATATCGGAAGCGCTTCGGCAATGAAGCTGGCGTTGAATCAGTTGATTGCCTCGCTCACTTCGGTCTTTTCGATGAGTCTCGGCTATATTCTGGCGAGCAATGTGGATGTAAATCAATTCATGGAAATTCTGAGGAAGAGCGCTCTTTACGCTCCTACGTTCGACAAAAAGCTGAACGGAATGCTCAAGAGAGATTTCGACAAAGCGAACTTCCCTTTGAAACACTTATTGAAAGACGTCAATCTTATTCAAGAAGAATTTGCAGGTAAAAAGATTAATACGGAGATAATAGAAAAAGTAAGAAATATATTGCAAAAGGGAATGGAAATGAATATGGCGGATAAAGATTATTCGGCCCTGTTCAATGTGATTTATCCAAAACAAGAATAGTATAAATGAAAAAAGCTTTTCCGGGAAAACAAGTTACAATAATCTTGAGCATAGTTTTTTCGGTAGTTGTTTATTTGTTCCTGGATTTAGGCGCCGGGAACGAAAAAGCCGAAATTGTCGCCGCTGCCGCCTTGCTCATGGCGTTGTTATGGATTACTGAA comes from Melioribacter roseus P3M-2 and encodes:
- the gmk gene encoding guanylate kinase; this encodes MTKPKLFVFSAPSGAGKTTIVKELLKTFPELKYSVSATTRKKRPGEIDGVDYYFLTEEEFKKKIENGEFVEWEKFYDYYYGTLKKSVEDNLANGYNTVFEVDVKGALNIKKIFPDAVLIFIVPPDIEALKKRLLNRRTETEEDLKKRIERAEMELGYKDKFDYVVENSDLQRAIEEVKKIINKEISEVNYHDTQTG
- a CDS encoding deoxyribonuclease IV, with amino-acid sequence MKQLIGAHTFVKGGPASAIETAEKLGFTAIQIFTKNNNRYFERDLREDEINDYKEKLKNSGIKFVVSHDSYLINLCSKNPEGLKKSRAAFVKELERCEQLGIPHLNFHPGAHGGQGEEDGLKLIAESLNYAHEKTKGFKVKSMLEATAGQGTALGYKFEHLRKIIDMVDEPERMTVCIDTCHIFAAGYNIRDPKEYKKVMKEFDEIVGLDLLKCIHMNDSKKELGSKVDRHEHIGKGYIGLEGFSNIMNDKKIEHVPKILETPKGKDQKEDLKNIETLLSLIK
- the gatB gene encoding Asp-tRNA(Asn)/Glu-tRNA(Gln) amidotransferase subunit GatB, with protein sequence MNDKYEAVIGLEVHAQLLTDTKIFCGCSTKFGSAPNTNVCPVCLGQPGVLPVLNKKVVEYTVLMGLATNCRINRKSIFARKHYFYPDLPKNYQISQYEEPICEHGHITIEFKDGTKKKIGITRIHMEEDAGKSIHDQDFDTLIDLNRTGTPLMEIVSEPDIRTPEEAYLYLTKLKQILTYLGICNGNMEEGSLRCDANISVRLKGETKFGTKTEVKNMNSFRNVERALAFEIERQIDLLEDGKEVVQQTLLWDADANVAQPMRSKEEAHDYRYFPDPDLMPVVIEDKMLDEIKSRMPELPDEKKNRFIENFGLPAYDAEILTSSRELADYYEKILTVTKDYKSASNWVMTEVLKVVNEEKIDISAFPVSPENLGKLIELINNNTISGKIAKDVFPEMLRSNKDPETIVKEKNLVQITDTSAIESIVEKVLSANQKQVEEFLSGKEKVLGFLVGQIMRETKGKANPQIVNEILRNKLNTLK
- a CDS encoding Ig-like domain-containing protein, producing MKNKLSVILMLFALYNLAYSQQNRIRYNNQNLFLNGANLAWLNFANDIGPGETDFETFGNVLLKLHDNGGNSLRWWLHTNGANTPEFDQNGFVIGPGEGTIEDLKKALDIAWEREIGVILCLWSFDMLRTSNGNTVIDRNMMLLTDTVYTKAYIEKALIPMVDSLKGHPAIIAWEIFNEPEGMSDEFGWADIKHVPMSAIQRFVNLCAGAIHRADSTAQVTNGTWHIKALTDVPTAKMAKIDYRQLPANRLKEITEEFNSAHHLSLTGDQMADYLNRISSIMNYNYYADDRLIEAGGDPDGILDFYTVHYYDHGEGTAVSPFHNPASKWGLSKPLVVAEFHMKNTLGIATENLYKTLFQNGYAGALAWSWTDNQVSKKEQILAGIKSVWDSYRSEVDVIGISGDWPIVSIVAPADKSVFDEGTDVTIEADASDPDGEVVSVEFFANDTMKIGEVNQAPYRIIWTNIEPDHYKLTAVATDDKGLKRESEPVYITVGEPPFIRLEAERAQRSGTGMTIVSDPTASGFAYVDIKTNDQNAKIIWTFQNYLQEGDYEIRFAARLAYDTPKSQFIYVNDELVTEYEFTGGQSEWKEFPLTVPLKEGENKVEMRMSWGWMQVDYLAVPRDIATDIDMRQELPSEFALLQNYPNPFNPTTTISYNISKTAKVRISVYDALGREVRELVNELKTPGSYNVEFDGTGLASGIYFYRLETEGRSKVKSMLLMK
- a CDS encoding SDR family oxidoreductase; this encodes MKIFITGGSGLIGQYLNIYIAEKHDILTQYYRNKGNCKEYNSVQLQLNDYDKLKEIFENFRPDAVVHAAAISNSAKADSLSRSYVYEINVNATKKLAELSERYNSKIIYLSTDLVYAGYRGSYLNENAKLIPVSLYAETKLMGEQKIKEATQNYIILREALIYGFGLNHTTNFFQETLKKIKNNERVKLFTDQFRSPLSLKVAARMIARLIEIEDLKSETLNFGGNERLSRYDLIDFACKIAGLRNDLLIKTTMDEENYPYKVYDVSLNIDKLKSYGIEPDPLEESIADIFRQ
- the dnaB gene encoding replicative DNA helicase; protein product: MARTRKDNTRLEDSGKFSRDGALRQPPAAVEVERAVLGAMLLDNNAVPKAVEVLKPDAFYDPRNKTIFEVMLSLYESDEPIDLVTLYEELKKSGKFERAGGAAYISQLTEDTTSAANIDYHSRIVLEKWILRQLISTSSEIAEMAFEGKEDVFDLLDEAESKIFRISEEGIKESFTSMDRAVKESLELIEAIHSKKTSFNAVPSGYYELDTMLGGFQKSDLVIIAARPSMGKTAFAMSIARNAAVDHQVPIAVFSLEMSTIQLATRLISAEAKINAHSLRTGKFKAEDYARISRTVHKLSKAPIYIDDTPGITVLELRAKARRLKNEKNIGMIVVDYLQLVNPSTMLESREREISTISRSLKALAKELNVPVIALSQLNRAVEQRSDKKPMLSDLRESGSIEQDADVVIFLYRPEVYGITTYTNGEAGGESTDGIAEVIIGKQRNGPIGEIKLKFVKEYARFENLEKFRQALPEGDVEAMDDQEPF
- the rpoZ gene encoding DNA-directed RNA polymerase subunit omega; amino-acid sequence: MTLRPVDLTKIKAKIPNLYEAVVVAARRARQINDEYKLEFNTLLNTIVTSNDEEFEDKENPEQLKLALEFDKREKPQIRAINELLNEGIEYRYKEQ
- a CDS encoding uracil-DNA glycosylase — its product is MSSLEKNLTEALKLQKEIFGDDLFILKEEKEEKIPEPEIKTTEKIEKNLNKNLFEEGFQKAETLEELDSLINTCTKCDLSKSRTKFVFGVGNPQARAMLIGEAPGADEDKQGEPFVGRAGKLLNDILKAIDLTRDDVFIANILKCRPPGNRDPLPSEMETCMPYLYKQIELINPKIVLCLGRVAANGLLNKKLSLSALRGNVYELNGIKVVVTYHPAALLRNPGWKKGCWEDVKKFKKLYDELN
- a CDS encoding YicC/YloC family endoribonuclease, with amino-acid sequence MLVSMTGYGKNETHFGSYTIETEIKSLNSRYLDLSVRLPKALSSKELEIREKIKKSIKRGKVYLSVSLKKDGLEDKYGELNTEAVKDAYNVLKKIRKSAGLRDKIKLTDLFIFQDAFFDGSDDRIEEEMKYVLASIEAAIKEMNKMKKAEGKELEKDILSRINKIDEVLTKIEERREKDLNEYFVKFKEKATQLVGELIDDQQRLINELAILSERYDITEECTRLRSHLKLFLDTMKNSDDAGRKLNFILQEMNREANTINSKSVSEHISHLGIEIKEEIEKIREQIQNIE
- a CDS encoding N-acetylmuramoyl-L-alanine amidase-like domain-containing protein → MNKLNFLLLFLLLIIITFITNAQVYSPEDVAICRNKLELAYKNNLRSEPINKIIEQIGLSFIGADYKAHTLEETEDESLIINLKGLDCYTFVEATVALARCIKNNDTSFNAFLKEIENLRYRNGDMKGYASRLHYFSDWIYEMQKRGIGKDITEEIGGIPYNKKINFMSSHTKSYKQLADNRKLTDSIALIENEISSRKYYYIPQKMIRRIESKLLSGDIIGITTNIPGLDISHTGIAVKGRDGRIHLLHAPDVGKKVEITKLPLAEYIESHSKQTGIMVLRIN